Below is a genomic region from Trichoderma asperellum chromosome 2, complete sequence.
GATATCCCAAATGCTATATTCTTGAAGGGAAGCAATGGAAACTATGACAATATGGATGTCGACTGCGATGGCTCCGATGATAAGGCTGGCGACTGCTCAAATGACCCTACTGGATATGGCGAGACGGCGTTCAAAGACACTGTCCAGTCCTATGGCATTTCAGATTTGAATGCCAATATTCATCCATATGTCGTTTTCAACGAGCCACCATTTTTCAACCCCGAGCAGTATGGCATGAAGCCGTTGAGTGTAATGGCTGTTGTTTGCAACAATCAAGTGGTGAGTTACGCCTTTGGTTTTTTTCTGGAGCGCGTGTTTCGATAGTACCTATTCAAGTCAGTGTGCGCTTACTACTTTTAtcccctcccccctctttAGTGGTATGGTATCTGGGGCGATACCAACACAGAGCCGACAACAGGCGAAGCAGCTATTTCACTTGCACAGCTGTGCTTCCCTAACGAGGGTCTGAATGGCGACTTTGGACACGGCACTAAGGATGTACTGTACATTGGGTTCGTTGGCGATGAAGCCGTGCCAGGCAAGAACGGCGCCAACTGGAAAGCAACCAATGTCTCAGCCTTTGAATCCAGTATCAAAGCATTGGGTGATTCGCTGGTTCAGAGTCTTGGGACCTCAAGCGGCGGTGGCTCTGGTGGcggctctggcggcggctctgGCACCTGCTCCTGGGAGGGCCACTGCATCGGCGCCTCCTGCGGATCCGATGATGACTGTTCGGACGACTTTGTTTGCTCCAATGGCAAGTGCGCATCAAACAGTGGGAGCGGAAGCGGAGGTGGCACTGCCCCCCCTCCAACCTGCTCCTGGGAGGGTCACTGCATCGGCGCTTCTTGTGGATCTGACGATGACTGCTCGGATGACTATGTTTGCAGCAACGGCAAGTGTGCGGCGTAGGTAGGAGTTGGACGTGGCCCCGTCTATTTGTTTCGTAGTAGTCGAGGGTAGTACATGAAGCTCAATTTACATATAATACCAAGTAAAGAGCCTCTGCTCATCAGAATGCACCTCGTACGCGAAATCATGAATCCATAGGCGGGaatatatgtataaataTGCATATTTGATGTCAACTGTTTTGTGGAAATATCATGGAATGGATTGATCCATGCTGGCTCCCTTGGCGGGTCAGTCGTCTGCAGTGCCGGCCTACGAAGATGCGAGCACCTCATGGTGCACCAGGATTTGGCGCCAGTGGCGTAGAAAGGGGAGAAGGAATGGCGAGGCAACAGTCTTTCTGCTGAGACCTCTCTTCGGCGTCGGCGATTGGACGTCAGCTCGCAATAGGAACGCCGGTGCATCTTGGATGGCATATATGTAGATGCATGTCCAGGTACCTAatcgtagcagcagcatcagcagtaCTACTTGTACATTGCTTCAGTGGGGCAAAGACTTTCTCAGGCGATCCTTCAGCCGGGTTCTTTAGCCTGGTGCCACTGATGGCCCGAGCACTTAGACACATATATTGGCAGCCGTgtgcacatatatatatgtgctgCGTAAAAGTTTCCCACGGCAATGCAGACGTTCAAGAAATCATTTCATCTTGTGGTGGCCACGTTCTCATAGCCCAATTAGGCGCGGATTCTATCATTTAGCGGCCATTTTCTTGCCTCACCATAGTTAACCTCGCAATATTTCTCCGAACACACCCATCCGCCAAGGATACATATCGTCGTAGCAACCACGCCATGGCCTCCATTGTCTTCTACGATATCGCTCACAAGCCCCCCGTATCGGAGTCGTGCTGTTCTCCAAACCCATGGAAGACCCGATTAGCGCTCAATTTCAAGGGCGTCCAGTACTCAACATCGTGGGTGGGTATGCCTGACATCTCCAAAGTGCGTCAGGGCCTTGGTCAACCCGCCTCTCGCAAGTTTGCCAACGGTTCCGACTTCTATACTCTTCCCGTAATTCAAGATACTGCGACGAATGTCA
It encodes:
- a CDS encoding uncharacterized protein (CAZy:GH75~antiSMASH:Cluster_2.6), whose protein sequence is MRSSILFAATAGTGSLAYTIPANLQAIYNAHKAGTCATPLSGTSSSGAVFCGDIPNAIFLKGSNGNYDNMDVDCDGSDDKAGDCSNDPTGYGETAFKDTVQSYGISDLNANIHPYVVFNEPPFFNPEQYGMKPLSVMAVVCNNQVWYGIWGDTNTEPTTGEAAISLAQLCFPNEGLNGDFGHGTKDVLYIGFVGDEAVPGKNGANWKATNVSAFESSIKALGDSLVQSLGTSSGGGSGGGSGGGSGTCSWEGHCIGASCGSDDDCSDDFVCSNGKCASNSGSGSGGGTAPPPTCSWEGHCIGASCGSDDDCSDDYVCSNGKCAA